In Phenylobacterium koreense, one DNA window encodes the following:
- a CDS encoding helix-turn-helix domain-containing protein: MKRLREAQGISQEDLADRAGVHRTYVSGVERGVRNPTITVLEKIAGALGEPLAKLVG; encoded by the coding sequence GTGAAGCGACTGCGGGAGGCTCAGGGCATCTCGCAGGAGGACCTCGCCGACCGCGCAGGCGTGCATCGCACCTACGTCTCTGGCGTCGAGCGGGGTGTTCGCAATCCGACCATCACCGTACTGGAGAAGATCGCCGGGGCCCTGGGCGAACCGCTGGCGAAGCTCGTCGGCTAG
- a CDS encoding site-specific DNA-methyltransferase — protein sequence MATQSSNAARIRQRPQTSTALQSDRPSTFAQIPIDQLKPAERRVRKHPRGKLDKLVSTIRRFGVVAPILVDKDNRIIDGHLLWEALKTLGHTTVYVQRADHLSEAEVETFRIAHHALLEMGQWDVEQLKLSVEGLIQIDPDLVAHTLLPMGKIDGLLLSGFDQPADEHSLTAEKNSLLQHGDTFIFDPAADGAPTHRLVCGDAKDPTVIAQAVGGKPVRMLFSDVPYGLVPIEGVVSAKHKDFVEGASMSEPEAISFFTELLGASVPHVVQNGAVFLFIDHRGMYGLTQATRSLGLSHICTVAWDKTAGGMGGIYRHQVEFVLVLAKGERIAVNNVQLGKHGRNRTTLWSSSGMAQFGVDRKAALDAHPTVKPVQLLSEAILDVTNVGDVILDPCMGTGSTVIAANRVNRVGVGVEIAPIYFEVAVRRLQEVVDRPMIHEETGLTLEALLDQRAASPAAAA from the coding sequence ATGGCGACCCAATCCTCGAACGCTGCGCGCATTCGCCAGCGCCCCCAGACCTCGACAGCTCTGCAGTCTGATCGTCCTTCCACCTTCGCACAGATACCAATCGACCAGCTGAAGCCTGCCGAGCGTCGGGTGCGCAAACACCCGCGCGGCAAGCTCGACAAGCTCGTCTCGACCATTCGCCGATTCGGCGTGGTCGCCCCGATCCTGGTCGACAAGGACAACCGCATCATCGACGGCCACCTCCTCTGGGAGGCGCTGAAGACGCTCGGCCACACCACCGTCTACGTCCAGCGCGCTGACCACTTGAGCGAAGCGGAGGTCGAGACGTTCCGCATCGCCCATCACGCCCTGCTGGAGATGGGGCAATGGGACGTCGAGCAGCTCAAGCTCAGCGTCGAGGGCTTGATTCAGATCGACCCGGATCTTGTCGCCCACACCCTGCTTCCCATGGGCAAGATCGACGGCTTGCTCCTCTCCGGGTTCGACCAACCGGCCGACGAACACAGCCTCACGGCGGAGAAGAATTCCCTCCTCCAACACGGCGACACCTTCATCTTCGACCCCGCCGCCGATGGCGCGCCGACTCATCGGCTGGTCTGCGGCGACGCGAAGGATCCAACCGTCATCGCCCAGGCCGTGGGCGGCAAGCCGGTCCGGATGCTGTTCTCCGACGTCCCCTACGGCCTGGTGCCGATCGAGGGCGTCGTCAGCGCCAAACACAAGGACTTCGTCGAAGGCGCCTCCATGAGCGAGCCGGAGGCAATCAGCTTTTTCACCGAGTTGCTGGGAGCGTCAGTGCCGCATGTCGTCCAGAACGGGGCGGTCTTCCTCTTCATCGACCACCGCGGCATGTACGGTCTCACGCAGGCGACGCGATCTCTGGGGCTGAGCCACATCTGCACGGTGGCTTGGGACAAGACCGCTGGCGGCATGGGCGGCATCTACCGCCACCAGGTGGAGTTCGTGCTGGTGCTGGCCAAGGGCGAGCGCATCGCCGTCAACAACGTCCAGCTCGGCAAGCACGGCCGCAATCGGACGACGCTGTGGTCCAGCAGCGGCATGGCTCAGTTCGGCGTGGACCGGAAGGCCGCGCTCGACGCACACCCCACAGTCAAGCCGGTCCAGCTCCTCTCCGAGGCGATCCTGGATGTGACGAACGTTGGCGACGTGATCCTCGATCCCTGCATGGGCACTGGCTCCACGGTCATAGCCGCCAACCGGGTGAACCGGGTGGGCGTCGGCGTTGAGATCGCCCCGATCTACTTCGAGGTGGCGGTTCGCCGGCTGCAGGAGGTCGTGGATCGCCCCATGATCCATGAGGAGACCGGCCTCACCCTCGAGGCTCTCCTCGACCAGCGTGCGGCCTCGCCCGCGGCCGCCGCGTGA
- a CDS encoding DUF3489 domain-containing protein translates to MTKPKTKTQSAETARAAGGIAGPKGKLGTLVALLLRPEGATLETMQAATGWQAHSVRGAIAGSIKKKLGFDVTSEKADGGRVYRIAKGAGA, encoded by the coding sequence ATGACCAAGCCAAAGACCAAGACCCAGTCCGCCGAGACCGCGCGCGCAGCCGGTGGCATCGCAGGCCCAAAGGGCAAGCTCGGCACCCTGGTGGCGCTGCTGCTGCGCCCAGAGGGCGCGACGCTCGAGACCATGCAGGCAGCGACCGGTTGGCAGGCGCATTCGGTGCGCGGCGCCATCGCGGGCTCGATCAAGAAAAAGCTTGGCTTCGACGTCACGTCGGAGAAGGCCGACGGCGGGCGGGTCTACCGCATCGCAAAGGGAGCCGGCGCGTGA
- the terL gene encoding phage terminase large subunit has protein sequence MQRVFRDIDPGTRFIMGWHYEAIAWQLARVMRGECRRLIINVPPRSGKSVLATIAWPMFLWGHDPTLKMICVSHTEDLARDFSIKRRAIAESDWYQSLFPDTQMARLRDLELRTSRFGSCFASGVGGAILGRGADVIIVDDPLKGLDALSEASRRRVNDFFDNTLITRLNDKARGAVVIIMQRLHEDDLVGHVLERGDWEVVSFPAIATEDTVHPLSDRRGDVHRRRVGDLLMPEREPIEVLNELRRAQGSLLFQAQYQQQPAPAGGNVIRREWLRYCDAPPETFDRIIVSWDTASTLNETSDWSVGQVWGAKGLDYYLLDVVRDRLEAPDLRRTIVDVAMRWEADTTIIEDTELGRALGQDLRRAGLLRPILIRPYHEKRVRLEAQSARFEAGQVHLPQEAPWLGEYVRELLAFPAGKHDDQVDATSQALDYLTGRNARSGPLVRRTPERRQVVERREVVRR, from the coding sequence GTGCAGCGTGTGTTCCGGGACATCGATCCCGGAACACGCTTCATCATGGGCTGGCACTATGAGGCGATCGCCTGGCAGCTCGCCCGTGTCATGCGCGGCGAATGTCGCCGCCTGATCATTAATGTCCCGCCCAGGTCGGGAAAATCGGTCCTGGCGACCATCGCCTGGCCGATGTTCCTCTGGGGGCATGATCCGACCCTGAAGATGATCTGCGTTTCGCACACCGAGGACCTGGCCCGCGATTTCAGCATCAAGCGTCGGGCGATCGCCGAGAGCGACTGGTATCAATCGCTCTTCCCCGACACCCAGATGGCCCGGCTCCGGGATCTGGAGCTTCGCACCTCGCGCTTCGGCTCCTGCTTCGCCTCGGGCGTCGGCGGCGCGATCCTGGGCCGGGGCGCCGACGTCATCATCGTCGATGACCCTCTGAAGGGCCTGGACGCTCTCTCGGAAGCGTCGCGGCGGCGGGTCAATGACTTCTTCGACAACACCTTGATCACCCGCCTCAACGACAAGGCCCGCGGAGCGGTGGTGATCATCATGCAGCGGCTGCACGAGGACGACCTCGTGGGCCACGTGCTTGAGCGGGGGGACTGGGAGGTGGTCTCCTTCCCCGCCATCGCCACCGAGGACACGGTCCACCCCTTGAGCGACCGTCGCGGCGACGTACACCGTCGGCGCGTCGGCGATCTGCTCATGCCCGAGCGCGAACCGATCGAGGTGCTGAACGAACTTCGCCGCGCCCAGGGCAGCCTGCTCTTCCAGGCCCAGTATCAGCAGCAGCCGGCGCCGGCTGGCGGCAACGTCATTCGGCGCGAGTGGCTGAGGTACTGCGACGCCCCGCCCGAGACCTTCGACCGGATCATCGTCTCCTGGGATACGGCCTCGACCTTGAACGAGACCTCGGACTGGTCAGTCGGTCAGGTGTGGGGCGCCAAGGGGCTCGACTACTATCTTCTCGATGTCGTGCGCGACCGGCTGGAGGCGCCGGATCTGCGTCGCACCATCGTCGACGTCGCCATGCGCTGGGAGGCCGACACGACCATCATCGAAGACACGGAGCTTGGGCGGGCGCTGGGGCAGGATTTGCGGCGGGCAGGCCTTCTGCGCCCGATCCTGATCCGGCCCTATCACGAGAAGCGCGTGCGGCTGGAGGCGCAGTCGGCACGTTTCGAAGCGGGCCAGGTGCATCTGCCGCAGGAAGCGCCCTGGCTTGGGGAGTATGTGAGGGAACTGCTCGCCTTCCCAGCGGGCAAGCACGACGACCAGGTCGATGCGACCAGCCAGGCGCTCGACTACCTTACGGGCCGCAACGCCCGTAGCGGGCCGCTGGTACGCCGAACGCCTGAGCGAAGACAGGTGGTCGAGCGCCGCGAGGTGGTGCGGCGGTGA
- a CDS encoding DUF5681 domain-containing protein, which yields MGKHRNQPAGRQPGDGKPGYKNIGKQHQWKKGGPSPNPAGRRAKKPPSLKDELHQTLVQILKSPIPAGDQELTVMEAVLRRMMGAAVNDPKIAIRTFPMIVDMLSALEPKTDAAGEGMTDEDAALLADALRRLGRGGASV from the coding sequence ATGGGAAAACACCGCAATCAGCCCGCCGGCCGTCAACCCGGTGACGGCAAGCCCGGCTACAAGAACATCGGCAAGCAGCACCAGTGGAAGAAGGGGGGGCCATCCCCTAACCCCGCGGGACGGCGGGCGAAGAAGCCACCGTCGCTGAAGGACGAGCTCCATCAGACCCTCGTCCAGATCCTGAAAAGTCCTATCCCTGCGGGCGACCAGGAACTCACGGTCATGGAAGCGGTCCTCCGCCGCATGATGGGCGCCGCCGTCAACGACCCAAAGATCGCGATCAGGACCTTTCCGATGATCGTTGACATGCTCTCGGCCCTGGAGCCGAAGACCGACGCCGCCGGCGAGGGCATGACGGACGAGGACGCCGCCCTCCTCGCTGACGCACTGCGACGGCTTGGCCGCGGAGGCGCCAGTGTCTGA
- a CDS encoding response regulator, whose translation MRILIVEDDESFLEQLEPSLQPVAGLTWTIARSRDAALEALRAGFFDAIVLDLNLPTVDRAMDIAIAHGEAVFGAAQAFSPGTPVLFLTGSSAEPIYEAILASKEKVDLFGDGTTVDTIQLFRKAKVLDFIAAITSLAERLDATDRIELIRQGVDLNLSPEDRRVLRVMGRAFSGSGVRLAPADGGLSASRVLRMTIVDAQGHEKLRGIAKLSIAPTVEDELRRSNNLHPLKQGDFAPLIMAVKDGARGTAATLYRLAEGFDRNVFQLMGESPTRAAAVVPRIQAATAPWFGAAQVQRTTVGQVRARYLSDEKAAELASTYGLGDLEALERRPLSVRVSCAHGDLHGANILVGADDRPSLIDFGDVGEACSVVDPLTLELCLFSHPLGGACRGGWLPDFSVPWENTAAYAASSPIGDFIVAARTWTHATAFGDQDVFANAYGYCLKQLKYPDTDKAFFVRAVGEMRRCLERG comes from the coding sequence ATGAGGATCCTGATCGTCGAGGACGATGAAAGCTTCTTGGAGCAGTTGGAGCCCTCGCTCCAACCGGTGGCGGGGCTGACCTGGACAATTGCCCGTTCCCGCGACGCGGCGCTGGAGGCGCTGAGGGCCGGATTTTTTGACGCGATCGTTCTCGACCTCAATCTGCCGACGGTCGACCGGGCCATGGACATCGCCATCGCGCATGGCGAGGCGGTGTTTGGCGCTGCGCAGGCGTTCTCACCTGGAACGCCCGTCCTCTTCCTAACCGGATCGTCGGCGGAGCCCATCTATGAAGCCATCCTGGCTTCGAAGGAGAAGGTCGATCTCTTCGGGGATGGCACGACGGTCGACACCATCCAGCTGTTTCGCAAAGCGAAGGTGTTGGACTTCATTGCGGCCATCACCAGCCTGGCAGAAAGGCTCGACGCCACAGATCGCATCGAGCTCATCCGCCAAGGCGTCGATCTGAATCTATCGCCCGAGGACCGTCGCGTGCTCAGGGTAATGGGCCGCGCGTTCAGCGGATCGGGCGTCCGGCTGGCGCCGGCGGACGGCGGACTGTCAGCGTCGCGTGTGCTCCGCATGACCATCGTCGACGCGCAGGGCCACGAGAAGCTGCGCGGGATTGCCAAGCTGAGCATCGCTCCCACTGTCGAGGACGAGCTTCGCCGCTCAAACAATCTCCACCCGCTCAAGCAGGGAGATTTCGCGCCGCTAATAATGGCGGTGAAGGACGGCGCGAGGGGAACGGCGGCGACGCTCTATCGCTTGGCCGAGGGCTTCGATCGCAACGTGTTCCAGTTGATGGGCGAGTCGCCAACGCGCGCGGCGGCCGTCGTCCCGCGGATTCAGGCTGCCACCGCACCTTGGTTCGGAGCCGCCCAAGTCCAACGGACGACTGTCGGGCAGGTCCGGGCCAGATACCTATCGGACGAGAAGGCCGCCGAACTCGCGTCGACCTACGGCCTCGGCGACTTGGAGGCGCTCGAGCGCCGGCCGTTGTCGGTGCGGGTCTCCTGCGCCCATGGTGATCTCCACGGTGCCAATATCCTAGTTGGAGCGGACGACAGGCCCTCGTTGATCGATTTCGGGGACGTCGGTGAAGCCTGCTCCGTCGTCGACCCGCTGACGCTCGAACTCTGCCTTTTCAGCCATCCTCTCGGCGGAGCGTGCCGTGGAGGGTGGTTGCCGGACTTCTCGGTGCCGTGGGAAAATACGGCGGCTTACGCCGCGTCCAGCCCGATCGGCGACTTCATCGTCGCGGCGCGAACCTGGACTCATGCGACCGCTTTTGGCGACCAGGACGTCTTCGCCAATGCGTATGGCTACTGCCTGAAGCAGCTAAAATATCCCGACACCGATAAGGCGTTCTTCGTCAGAGCGGTTGGCGAGATGCGACGTTGTCTCGAACGGGGCTGA
- a CDS encoding DUF2924 domain-containing protein, with translation MSAGDLLAGLDALSLAELRAAWTERLGGELPKLRTRELMALALAHRLQIRAHGDLPGSSKRRMAELARRFREDRGYTPTPGPNLKPGTTLIKEWRGVRHEVWVLEEGFSYVGQRFGSLSEVAQHITGTKWNGRVFFGLKERRR, from the coding sequence GTGAGCGCCGGCGACCTCCTGGCCGGGCTGGATGCGCTGTCGCTTGCCGAGTTGCGTGCTGCCTGGACCGAACGGCTCGGCGGCGAATTGCCGAAGCTGCGCACACGCGAACTGATGGCGCTCGCTCTGGCTCATCGACTGCAGATCCGGGCCCACGGCGATTTGCCCGGCTCATCAAAGCGCCGAATGGCCGAACTGGCGCGAAGGTTCCGCGAAGACCGTGGCTACACGCCCACGCCTGGCCCGAACCTGAAACCTGGGACGACCCTGATCAAGGAATGGCGCGGCGTGCGTCACGAGGTCTGGGTGCTGGAGGAGGGATTCAGCTACGTGGGGCAGCGGTTCGGCTCCTTGAGCGAGGTCGCCCAGCACATCACAGGCACGAAGTGGAACGGCAGGGTGTTCTTCGGCCTGAAGGAGCGGCGGCGATGA
- a CDS encoding AAA family ATPase — protein MIITRIQVEEGFLNGLDLRLSTGLNVLIGARGTGKTSIVELIRFGLGAQANTADSARKATDHARSILGSGQVTLTLEGDGTTATVVRAADDNDPRSDAGFSRPVVFAQSEIEQVGLLPQGRLSIIDGFVSDRSAFLTRETKLSVDARSATAELAAAQRELADLQERLAELPAVDTALQELAAQEATFSATSAAAAEKKSSLDLLTQQLSVEAVRDGFLERAIEAAEYWTTPLAELLILSPAVEAWSAQDADPIADLRARFANAEAQISRATDEFEAIRAELKARRDQVTERRVPIEAQARTIRREIDALQEGAGQVARRAAQLRERKAQLEALRNVTQERRTRMVALQERRGAILNQLESLRQQRFAQRQAVASKLNRQLAPRIKIVMTRAGDVSAYHQVLVEALRGSGLRYSELATQISRSMSPRELLEAVELNNFEEVASTCGVTKDRAARLVAHLRESSLEELATCNLEDEAEFSLLDGGDYKDLSEISTGQRCTIVLPILLEHKQRILVLDQPEDHIDNAFITDTIIKALEARSDEGQIIVSTHNANIPVLGDADLVVQMASDGRLGFVKHAGELEAAPTIEAITGLMEGGREAFRRRATVYARY, from the coding sequence GTGATCATCACGCGGATCCAAGTCGAGGAAGGCTTCCTCAACGGGCTTGATCTGCGCCTTTCAACGGGTCTGAACGTCCTCATCGGCGCACGCGGAACCGGGAAGACGTCGATCGTTGAACTTATCCGCTTTGGTCTAGGGGCTCAGGCCAATACGGCCGATTCCGCACGAAAGGCCACCGATCACGCGCGATCAATACTCGGATCCGGCCAAGTCACCTTGACGTTGGAGGGCGATGGAACGACAGCGACGGTTGTGCGTGCCGCCGACGACAACGACCCTCGGTCGGACGCCGGGTTTTCCCGACCGGTTGTTTTCGCTCAGAGCGAGATCGAACAGGTCGGGCTGCTCCCCCAGGGCCGTCTCAGCATTATCGATGGCTTCGTTTCCGACCGCTCAGCGTTCCTGACCCGGGAAACCAAGCTGAGCGTGGATGCGCGCTCAGCGACCGCCGAGCTTGCCGCCGCGCAACGGGAGCTAGCCGACCTTCAGGAGAGATTGGCGGAGCTGCCTGCCGTCGATACGGCGTTGCAGGAGCTTGCGGCTCAGGAAGCTACCTTCTCCGCGACCTCGGCGGCCGCAGCGGAAAAGAAGTCCAGCCTGGACCTCCTGACACAGCAGCTCTCCGTCGAGGCCGTTCGCGACGGCTTCCTGGAGCGCGCCATCGAGGCGGCCGAATATTGGACCACTCCACTCGCCGAGCTGCTGATTCTGTCGCCGGCGGTTGAGGCGTGGTCCGCGCAGGATGCGGACCCCATCGCCGACCTGCGCGCCCGGTTCGCCAACGCGGAAGCGCAGATCAGCCGCGCGACAGACGAGTTTGAAGCCATCCGAGCCGAACTCAAGGCGCGTCGGGACCAGGTGACTGAGCGGCGCGTTCCAATTGAAGCACAGGCCCGCACCATCCGGCGCGAGATCGATGCGTTGCAGGAGGGCGCTGGTCAGGTCGCACGGCGGGCGGCCCAACTGCGCGAGCGAAAGGCCCAACTCGAGGCCTTGCGGAATGTGACGCAGGAGCGCCGCACCCGTATGGTGGCGCTGCAGGAACGTCGCGGCGCGATCCTCAATCAGTTGGAGAGCCTTCGGCAGCAGCGGTTTGCACAGCGACAGGCCGTCGCCAGCAAGCTGAACCGGCAGCTCGCGCCCAGAATCAAAATCGTGATGACGCGGGCCGGAGACGTATCCGCCTACCACCAGGTCCTCGTTGAAGCGCTGCGAGGCAGCGGATTGAGATATTCGGAGCTGGCGACCCAGATTTCCCGCTCGATGAGCCCGCGTGAACTCCTGGAAGCCGTCGAACTCAACAACTTCGAGGAGGTGGCATCGACCTGCGGCGTGACCAAGGATCGAGCGGCCCGCCTGGTCGCCCATCTTCGGGAAAGCAGCCTTGAAGAGCTGGCAACCTGCAATCTCGAAGACGAAGCGGAGTTTTCGCTCTTGGACGGTGGGGACTACAAAGACCTTTCCGAGATTTCGACCGGCCAGCGCTGCACGATCGTCCTGCCGATTCTCCTTGAGCACAAGCAGCGGATCCTCGTGCTCGACCAGCCGGAGGACCACATCGACAACGCCTTTATCACGGACACCATCATCAAGGCCCTCGAAGCCCGCTCCGATGAGGGGCAGATCATCGTCTCAACCCATAACGCCAACATACCCGTGCTCGGCGATGCGGATCTGGTCGTGCAGATGGCCTCCGACGGCCGTCTAGGCTTTGTGAAACATGCCGGCGAGCTCGAAGCGGCGCCGACAATCGAGGCGATCACCGGCCTGATGGAGGGTGGACGCGAAGCGTTCCGACGCCGCGCGACCGTCTACGCGCGATATTAG
- a CDS encoding sensor histidine kinase produces MEREIALQALGMEGWHDRLKAARALTSLAQPEDLQALLAAHASETVSYVRKALDSGIRRVRRDIEEARAIDAESIPPSVMRQVHAKAVEEVTRTLLHEIEAIAGAIALAASREMPHYAQSATKAQVDRLEKQLESITRLKAAAAAPKMVQFSLGSWVKELVAEEAGDTGLSISLVGPENLVVEGDPKLLRLAVCNGLKNAIEAVQERPLELDNGVSRIVVSWEATDVECWVAIKDDGPGLTATATDALPIGRTTKIGHGGMGLMTAKQAMDSHGGSVSLSPGAQGGALFEVRWFGP; encoded by the coding sequence ATGGAGCGGGAAATCGCCCTTCAGGCTCTGGGGATGGAAGGCTGGCATGATCGCCTGAAGGCCGCTCGCGCGCTTACATCGCTGGCCCAGCCTGAGGACCTTCAGGCGCTGCTGGCCGCCCACGCCAGCGAAACCGTCTCATACGTGAGGAAGGCGTTGGACTCCGGCATACGTCGGGTCCGACGGGACATCGAAGAGGCGCGCGCCATCGACGCAGAGAGCATTCCGCCAAGCGTGATGCGCCAGGTGCACGCGAAAGCCGTCGAGGAAGTAACCCGCACGCTGCTGCATGAAATCGAGGCGATCGCCGGTGCCATCGCGCTCGCAGCATCACGGGAGATGCCGCACTACGCGCAAAGCGCCACGAAAGCCCAGGTCGACCGGCTCGAAAAGCAGCTCGAGAGCATAACCAGGCTGAAAGCAGCCGCGGCCGCACCGAAGATGGTCCAGTTCTCCCTGGGATCATGGGTGAAGGAGCTGGTCGCGGAGGAAGCCGGCGACACCGGATTATCAATCTCACTCGTGGGCCCGGAGAACCTCGTCGTGGAGGGCGACCCCAAGCTGCTGCGCCTGGCTGTCTGCAATGGCTTGAAAAATGCTATCGAGGCCGTTCAGGAGCGGCCGCTCGAACTGGACAATGGCGTGTCACGCATCGTCGTCAGTTGGGAAGCCACTGACGTAGAGTGCTGGGTCGCGATCAAGGACGATGGGCCTGGCTTGACCGCCACTGCGACGGACGCCCTGCCGATCGGCCGAACCACAAAGATTGGCCATGGAGGCATGGGGTTGATGACCGCCAAGCAGGCGATGGATTCGCACGGCGGATCCGTTTCGCTGTCGCCTGGTGCCCAGGGAGGCGCGCTGTTTGAAGTGCGCTGGTTCGGGCCATGA
- a CDS encoding recombinase family protein, whose product MSVVRLRCAIYTRKSSEEGLEQNFNSLHAQREACEAYVLSQAGEGWNAIKTAYDDGGYSGGSMDRPGLQQLMADIQRGLVDVVVVYKVDRLTRSLADFAKIVELFDAKGVSFVSVTQAFNTTSSMGRLTLNVLLSFAQFEREVTGERIRDKVAASKAKGLRMGGQPPLGYDIVDGRLAVNQVEAVRVRRIFQRYLELGTLLDLVREGVEAKRWVNKSGQMVGGGMMGRGALHYLLTNPAYRGITRHHDKRYEDTHPAIIDAELWDDVQAKLAASNASQPKTEKRSEASKLEGLIFDDRDNLMVLVHTKRAARRYRYYVSRPVLTGQGRPGSLHRIPAGVLEQFLAERIGPMLAPAWRPAEDLLDRIVAALRSATLSEDQIAVRLIADALSPAATSASGVLIDDEGCATLRIAFFMRRRGAIVLQVPGAVAVPANRIDRALVRAIALARVWAVELESGQVESIKSLARREGLCNHYATRLLPLAYLAPDLIDEILEGSQPRNLTLSALTAEPLPLDWGRQRERFRELAAS is encoded by the coding sequence ATGAGCGTCGTGCGCCTGCGCTGCGCCATCTACACCCGTAAGTCCTCGGAGGAGGGGCTGGAGCAGAACTTCAACAGCCTCCATGCCCAGCGGGAGGCCTGCGAAGCCTATGTGCTATCCCAGGCCGGTGAGGGCTGGAACGCCATCAAAACGGCTTACGACGACGGCGGCTACTCGGGCGGCTCTATGGATCGGCCTGGTCTGCAGCAGCTCATGGCCGACATCCAGCGCGGCCTGGTCGACGTCGTAGTGGTCTATAAGGTCGACCGTCTGACCCGCTCGCTGGCTGACTTCGCCAAGATCGTCGAGTTGTTCGACGCCAAGGGTGTCTCCTTCGTTTCGGTCACCCAGGCCTTCAACACGACCTCCAGCATGGGCCGTCTAACGCTCAATGTGCTGCTCTCCTTCGCCCAGTTCGAGCGGGAGGTGACCGGCGAGCGCATCCGCGACAAGGTCGCCGCGTCCAAGGCCAAGGGCTTGCGCATGGGTGGTCAGCCACCATTGGGCTACGACATCGTGGACGGGCGGCTGGCGGTGAACCAGGTCGAAGCCGTGCGAGTGCGGCGCATCTTCCAGCGGTACTTGGAGCTAGGCACGCTGCTGGACCTGGTGCGCGAGGGCGTCGAAGCGAAACGCTGGGTCAACAAGTCCGGCCAGATGGTCGGCGGCGGCATGATGGGGCGTGGCGCGCTCCACTACCTGCTGACGAATCCCGCGTACCGGGGGATTACTCGCCACCACGACAAGCGGTATGAAGACACCCATCCGGCCATTATCGACGCTGAACTCTGGGATGACGTGCAGGCCAAATTGGCGGCCAGCAACGCCAGCCAACCGAAAACCGAGAAGCGCAGCGAAGCGTCCAAGCTTGAGGGATTGATCTTCGACGACCGCGACAACCTCATGGTCCTGGTCCATACGAAGCGCGCCGCCCGGCGCTATCGCTACTATGTAAGTCGCCCGGTCCTCACCGGCCAAGGACGGCCTGGGAGCCTGCATCGGATCCCGGCGGGCGTCTTGGAGCAGTTCCTCGCCGAGCGCATCGGTCCGATGTTGGCGCCTGCCTGGAGGCCGGCCGAGGACTTGCTCGACCGCATTGTCGCGGCATTGAGGAGCGCGACCCTTAGCGAAGACCAGATCGCGGTGCGTCTCATTGCCGACGCCTTGTCCCCTGCGGCGACCAGCGCGTCGGGAGTCCTGATCGACGATGAGGGCTGCGCCACCCTGCGCATCGCCTTCTTCATGCGGCGTCGTGGAGCGATCGTGCTACAGGTTCCGGGCGCAGTGGCGGTGCCCGCCAATAGAATCGACCGGGCGCTGGTCAGGGCCATCGCGCTCGCTCGCGTCTGGGCGGTCGAACTAGAGAGCGGCCAGGTGGAATCCATCAAGTCCCTCGCCAGGCGTGAAGGACTGTGCAACCACTACGCTACGCGCCTTCTGCCACTAGCCTATCTGGCCCCGGACCTGATCGATGAGATCCTCGAGGGTAGCCAGCCCCGCAATCTGACCCTGAGCGCACTCACGGCCGAGCCGCTGCCGCTGGATTGGGGCCGGCAGCGCGAACGGTTTCGGGAGCTTGCAGCGAGCTGA